CACAGAGTAGTCTGGTAAGGCCCCTTGTAGATCACAAGGTTGATAGGCCAGGTGTGGAAGTTCAGTAATGAATGGAGCTGACTGGTACTAATAGGCCGAGGGCTTGACTTAATGCAAGCTCGCACTCACTTGAGTGCAAGTGATGAAACCACTTGTTTGTAAATCTTTCTTCTATAAAGTTTTCAGGGAATATATTCTTCGGAAATGTTCACCTGTAAATTGACAATTGAGATGAAACTTCAGTTGCAAGGCGCGTCGAGCACCAGAGCGAAGGCGTAGCGGAAGCTACGTTGAGCGAGGAGCGCAGACAGCAACGCAGCAAATGAAGGATTCAGCGCAATTGGTATCCGGTGATGATGGCTGTGGGGTCCCACCTGTTCCCATACCGAACACAGCAGTTAAGCCCACATACGCCGAAAGTACTTGGCTGGAAGCGGCCTGGGAGGATAGGGAGTCGCCGGTTTTATTCCTCGGTAGCTCAGTTGGTAGAGCAATCGGCTGTTAACCGATCGGTCGTAGGTTCGAGTCCTACCCGGGGAGCCATTTTTAAAGAAATCCGTTGCTGGACAAACAGCTGCGGATTTTTCTTTTATATTGCTAGACTTCACAGTCTGAGGTAAAATAGAAGAAAGTTCATTACGTACTTTTTTTCACTTATGGAGGAGACTATGGTTCGTTTGGCAATATGTTTTGGCAGTGCCTGCCACTTAAAAGGTTCGTATGCGGTTCTGGAAGCTTTCCAAGGATTGTTTGAGAAGTATAATTTAAAAAGAAAAATCGATTTAGAAGGCGCTTTTTGTAATAGTCATTGCACTGAAGGCGTTGTAATCAAAATTAATGATGAGGTTATCACTCATGTTAGTAGAGAAAAAGTGTACGGTATCTTTTGCGAAAAGATTTTGGGAGAAAACGCATGCAAATCATAAAAACACAAAAAGTTAATTGTCGTGATTGCCATCGATGCGTACGCTCCTGTCCGGTAAAGGCAATAGGCATAAACGGCGGGCAGGCTAGGGTTATCGATGAACGTTGCATCTTATGCGGTCGTTGCGTTGTCGAATGCCCGCAAAAAGCAAAAACTGTGTTGGATGAGCGCGAAAAAATTCATCAGGCAATGGCTGCCGGCAAGAAGGTGGTCATAAGTTTAGCACCATCATTTGCCGCCAACTTTGATTTTGTTGATTTTACAGACTTTAAGAAAGAGTTGCTGCAACTTGGTTTTTCTGACGTGTTTGAAACGGCAGTGGGTGCTGATATTGTTGCGCAATCGTATCGTAATATGGTCGAAAAGAGGACTCGTCCAGTTATTTCTGCTTGTTGCCCCATTGTCGTAAAGTTAATTTGCAATTATTACCCGGAACTTGTTAGTTCACTTGCTCCCGTCGTATCGCCGATGATTGCGCATGCGAAGCTACTGCGTGAGCAACAGGGGGAGGATATTTTTATTGTCTTCGCAGGGCCCTGTATCGGCAAAATTGATGAAGCACAAAGTATTTCAGGTACGGTTGATGCTGTAATTACTTTTGAGCGTTTAAAAGAATGGATGCTTCAAATTACGCCTAACCTAATAAAGCAATCAATACTATTAGAGCATGATAAGAGTTCCGCCCGTACCTTTCCGCTTCCGGGAGGTATTTTGCAGACCATGGGTTATCGTGATGATAGCCAGTTTATCGCTGTCGACGGGATTGAAAATGTTATGGCTGTTTTAAGTAGTATGTCTAACGGTGAAATCGAACCTGCATTCATTGAAATGCTTGCCTGTAGCGGGGGCTGCGTCGGCGGGCCGGTCAATAGCAACAAACAATGTTGGCCAATAAAGAAAGGCAAAGTGAATGAATTTATTGCAGCCAGAGAACAGACTGGCTATTCGAACTCCCAAATGAATTTATCCGCTGAAAATTTTTCTCGCACTCATACTGCGGCTACACTTGATAGTCCTATGCCAAAAGAATCTGAAATTAGGGCTATTTTGCAGCGTTGCGGCAAAAATGCGTTAGAAGATCAAAAAAATTGCGGTGCCTGCGGTTATAATTCCTGTCGTGAAAAAGCGATCGCCGTCTTTCAAGGCTTAGCAGAAACGGATATGTGCGTTCCTTATATGCGTTCAAAGGCAGAATCATTAGCGAATATGGTGGTCGAAAATTCGCCGAATGCAATTATTGTTGTAGATGAATCCATGCTGGTTCAAGAGGCTAACCCTACCGCATATCGGATGTTTACTGGAAATATGTTTGAAAAGGGTGATTCCTTACTGCGCGTATTTGACTGCACGGATATCGTCAAAGCCATCCAATTAGAACAACGTATTATCGGTAAACGTGTAGAATATACAGAATATGGTTTAGTTGCAGAACAGACCGTGGTGCCATTAAAGGAACATGGCTTTGTACTGGTCGTATTCGCCGACGTTACAGAACAAGAAAAGCGTGACCGTGAATGGGAACGGATGAAGTTTGAAACGATGGAAAAGGCAACTGAAATTATCAACCGGCAGATGAAAGTAGCACAGGAAATAGCTGGCTTGCTGGGAGAAACAACCGCGGAAACGAAGGCGGCACTGCTAGAATTGACTTGGCTGCTGCGCGGCAAGGAGGATATATGAAACCCGCGTTACATGCTGAGATTAGTGTAGCTCAATTGTCTAAGCATGGGGAAGAACTATGTGGCGATAAGGTAGAAATTATCCGTAACGAAAAGCATACGATTATTGCCCTCTCGGACGGTCTGGGCAGTGGCGTTAAAGCGAATATTCTTTCGACGCTCACGACAAAAATTGCATCTTCAATGCTCAAACGCGGTATTCCGCTGAGCGATGTCGTTGATACGATTGCGGAAACATTGCCGGTTTGCCGTGAACGAAAAATTGCCTATTCTACACTGCAAATCATCAAAATTGCTGCTGATGGATGGACAACACTGGTGGAGTTTGATTCCCCGCCGGTTTTTTTGTTGCGTAAAGGCCGCTTGGGCGCGTTGCCGATTGTAGAGAAGGAAATTTCCGGCAAGTTATTTCGCCAAGCCAGCCTGCAGCTGCGCGAAGATGACATGTTGATTGCGGTTACCGATGGAATCATACATGCAGGAATTGGTGCGATTTTAAAATTAGGTTGGGGCGAGGCAGGCGTTGCTCAACAACTGGAGGAAGAGTGGCGTCCGGATATTACGACTGAGACGATTTGTAATCGAATCATAACATGTGCTGAAGGTTTTTATGCTGGACAACCGGGCGATGATTCAACGGTGGTGGCGCTTAAGGTTCGGCGTCCTAAGGAACTGATTCTCCTTACCGGTCCGCCGAGTGATTCCCAATATGATGAACGAATTGTAAAACGCTTTCTTAGTTTTGAGGGGAGTAAAGTCATTGCAGGAGGCACTACGGCAAATATTGTAAGCCGTGTGCTGCAAAAACCGCTGATCGTCGATTATACCTGTCATAACCGCGACATTCCGCCGACAGCAGTATTGGAAGGCATCGATCTGGTGACAGAAGGGATTTTGACGTTAAATGCGGCGACGGAAAAATTGTTAAGCGGGAAAAAAATCGGTATAGATCTCGACGGTGCAACAAGATTGGCACAACAATTACTCAATGCCGACCGCATAACGATTCTTGCCGGTGGTGCGATCAATTCGGCGCATCAAAATCCGGCGTTTCCTATGCCGATTAATATTAAAGGTCAGGTTTTAGGGAAATTACAAGCCTGTTTACAACAATATGGAAAACAAATTACAATAGAATGGCTATAGGAACGCATTTTGTATACAAAAACATTTTTATTTGTTATAGTTGTAAAAGGTTTTAATTACATGGTTGGAGGAAGTAGTTATGTTGCAAATGACTGAGGTTATTAAAATTCGTCGGAAAGTTTTGCTGGAACTTGCCCGACTAACTTGGGAAGGCTCACTTTCCCAAAATATTTCTGAAATTGCTGACACAATCGTTACATCGGATGGACCGCGTTATCGTTGTTGCGTGCATAAAGAACGCGCGGTATTAAAAGATAGAATCAAATTGGGGTTGGCGCAGCCGCTCGATGTTACCATTGCCGAAGCGGCTGAAGCAGCATTGAAGGGAACGATCGCCGATATGCCGATCGTTAATATTATGCCGGAAGCATGTGATCAATGTCCGATCGATAAATTCTTGGTAACCAATGCCTGCCGTAATTGCGTGGCGCACAATTGTATTGCCAGCTGTCCGAAAAACGCAATTACAGTTGTGCAAAATCAAGCTTATATCGATAAAAGCCGTTGTATCGAGTGCGGTCTCTGCAAAAAATCGTGTCTATATGGTGCAATCGTTGAAATCAGTCGTCCCTGCGAACGTGCTTGTGAACTAGGGGCGATCAAGTCCGATAAGGAGCGGCGGGCTGCCATCGATTACGATAAATGCGTTCAATGCGGCGGCTGTAAGGCTGCGTGTCCGTTTGGCGCAATCAATGAGCAATCGTATATCGTTCAAGTTATTCAGGCTATCAAAAGTAAACGTCCGGTATATGCAATGCTGGCGCCGGCTTTTATCAGCCAATTAGGCATTAAGGTCAAACCATTCCAAGTGTTTGCCGCGCTGAAGAGCATTGGTTTTACTGATGTGAGTGAAGTCGCTCTGGGAGCGGACGTGGTGACTTTAGCCGAAGCGGAAGAGTTCTTGCATGCGGTACCGGGGCAGCAATCCTATATGACGACCTCTTGCTGTCCAGCGTTTGTTGATATGGTTGGCAAGCATCTGCCAGAGAGTCGTGCTAATGTTTCGACGACTCCGTCGCCGATGGTCGTAATGGGCCAAATGATCAAGGAACAGCATCCGGATGCTGTCGTCGTATTTGTCGGACCTTGTATAGCTAAAAAAGCAGAAGCGCGCAAAAATAAAGAGTACATCGATTATGTCTTGACCTTTGAAGAACTGGCAACTATGTTGGCTAATATCAATTTAACCGCTTTTGCTGAAGAACAAACACAGTCTGAAGGCTCGCAGACCGGCATCTTGTTTGCAAGAGCTGGCGGCGTTTCCGGTGCAGTGGTAAAAGTGTTGCAGGAAAAAGAACAATTAGATAAATTAAAAGCTGTTCGTGCTGAGGGACTTGAAGAGTGTTATAAAATGCTCAAAGAAATCGGTGAAGGAAAGAGAGACGCCAATTTCATGGAAGGTATGGCGTGCACCGGTGGCTGTGTCGGCGGACCAGGCGTATTGGCTGACAGCCGTGTCAGTGGAAAAATGGTTGAAAATTTTGCCGTGCAAAACGCTCTGGCAGACACCGCACCTGAGAACGAAAAAGCGGTTCAGCGGCACGAGGTACTTAAACATAAATAACTTGGGCGTATTGCCTGGCGAACCTACGTAGAATATGATAAAATACCTAGTGACTCGTTATACAATACAATGCAGCTGTCTATGGAAAGGGGAACGTAGCGTAATGTCTGGACATTCTAAGTGGGCGAATATTAAACATCGCAAAGGGCGCGTCGATGCATTAAGGGCAAGAATTACGACAAAAATAGGTCGCGAAATCACAGTAGCGGTAAAAATGGGCGGTGCGGATCCAGCTGGTAATATGCGATTGAAACTCGTCTTGCAAAAAGCGAAAGAAAACAATGTGCCTAAAGACAATATTCAACGTGCGATTCAACGCGGCAGCGGAGCCGGTGATGGATCAAATTATGAAGAGCTTACTTATGAGGGCTATGGACCTGGCGGTGTTGCCGTTATGGTCGAAGTCTTAACGGATAACCGCAATCGTACCGCGGCAGATGTTCGTCATCTCTTTTCTAAATATGGCGGAAATTTAGGTGAAACCGGTTGCGTCGGCTGGATGTTTAAAAAGCAAGGCATCTTTTTAGTTTCGGCAGATGGGGAAATGGACGAAGATGAATTGATGTTGTTGGCGATTGAAGCAGGTGCCGATGATTTTAAAACCGAAGATGACGAATACGAGATTATTTGTTCACCGGAAGCTTTTGAAAAAGTGCAAATGGTGCTCGAGGAAAATAATTTGAACCTTAACATGGCGCGAATTGCGATGCTATCTGATACTACCGTGGCGCTAGCGGAAGAGGATGGCCAGAAAATGATCCGAATGCTCGATGCACTGGAAGATCATGATGATGTACAGGAAGTGTATTCAAATTTTGATTTTCCGGATGAAGAGTAATTCGATAAAAATAGAGGGGGCGATCCCCCTCTATTTTGCTGTTCGACAGGATAACTTGCAGCGGTGGCGAATATTATTCGTTTGATGGTGTACTAGCATCCATAATATTGTACCAACGGGAGGAAACTGATGATTGCATATCTACGAGGACGGGTGTCTCATTTATTTTTGGACGCCTGTTTCATTGATGTAAATGGAATAGGTTATCGGGTATTCATTTCTGATTTTACGCGCAGGACGATTCATGTTGGTACGGAATTAGAATTGCTCACTTATCTGCAAGTTAGGGAAGACGCCATGATACTGTTCGGTTTTTGTTCGCAAGATGAATATGATATGTTTCATCTATTGACTAGTATTAACGGCATCGGACCCAAAGGCGCAATGGGAATCTTGTCTGCCTCTGAACCTAAAGGGCTCAGCCTGGCAATCAGCCAAAAGAACATTGCTTGGTTGACAAAACTACCTGGTGTAGGCAAAAAAACAGCCGAACGCCTGATCGTCGAACTGTTTGACAAGGTGTCGCTACCGGAAAATGATGTAACAGATGAAATGTTCGTTGATCTTTCGCCAGCCGGCGAAGGCGCTGCCGCTGTCAAAGCCGAGGCGACAAAGGCTCTCCTTGCTCTTGGCTATGTACAGTCGGAAATCATTCCGGTATTACGCAAACTGGATGCGAAATCATTGCGTGTAGAAGAACTGATCAAGGTGAGTTTGCGCGAACTAAGCAAGAGGTGAATAAATGATGACGGACGAACGAATCATACATGTTGATGAACAGGATACCGATAGCTGGGAATATAGTTTGCGGCCAAAACGCCTGCAGGAATATATCGGACAAGATCAAGCGAAAAATAATTTGTCTATTTTCATTCAGGCGGCATTGTCACGAGAAGAGGCGTTGGATCATGTTTTGTTGTATGGGCCGCCGGGGCTTGGAAAAACAACGTTGGCTGGAATTATTGCCGGTGAACTCGGAG
Above is a window of Azotosporobacter soli DNA encoding:
- a CDS encoding NAD(P)H-dependent oxidoreductase subunit E, with amino-acid sequence MEETMVRLAICFGSACHLKGSYAVLEAFQGLFEKYNLKRKIDLEGAFCNSHCTEGVVIKINDEVITHVSREKVYGIFCEKILGENACKS
- a CDS encoding [Fe-Fe] hydrogenase large subunit C-terminal domain-containing protein codes for the protein MQIIKTQKVNCRDCHRCVRSCPVKAIGINGGQARVIDERCILCGRCVVECPQKAKTVLDEREKIHQAMAAGKKVVISLAPSFAANFDFVDFTDFKKELLQLGFSDVFETAVGADIVAQSYRNMVEKRTRPVISACCPIVVKLICNYYPELVSSLAPVVSPMIAHAKLLREQQGEDIFIVFAGPCIGKIDEAQSISGTVDAVITFERLKEWMLQITPNLIKQSILLEHDKSSARTFPLPGGILQTMGYRDDSQFIAVDGIENVMAVLSSMSNGEIEPAFIEMLACSGGCVGGPVNSNKQCWPIKKGKVNEFIAAREQTGYSNSQMNLSAENFSRTHTAATLDSPMPKESEIRAILQRCGKNALEDQKNCGACGYNSCREKAIAVFQGLAETDMCVPYMRSKAESLANMVVENSPNAIIVVDESMLVQEANPTAYRMFTGNMFEKGDSLLRVFDCTDIVKAIQLEQRIIGKRVEYTEYGLVAEQTVVPLKEHGFVLVVFADVTEQEKRDREWERMKFETMEKATEIINRQMKVAQEIAGLLGETTAETKAALLELTWLLRGKEDI
- a CDS encoding PP2C family protein-serine/threonine phosphatase is translated as MKPALHAEISVAQLSKHGEELCGDKVEIIRNEKHTIIALSDGLGSGVKANILSTLTTKIASSMLKRGIPLSDVVDTIAETLPVCRERKIAYSTLQIIKIAADGWTTLVEFDSPPVFLLRKGRLGALPIVEKEISGKLFRQASLQLREDDMLIAVTDGIIHAGIGAILKLGWGEAGVAQQLEEEWRPDITTETICNRIITCAEGFYAGQPGDDSTVVALKVRRPKELILLTGPPSDSQYDERIVKRFLSFEGSKVIAGGTTANIVSRVLQKPLIVDYTCHNRDIPPTAVLEGIDLVTEGILTLNAATEKLLSGKKIGIDLDGATRLAQQLLNADRITILAGGAINSAHQNPAFPMPINIKGQVLGKLQACLQQYGKQITIEWL
- a CDS encoding 4Fe-4S dicluster domain-containing protein, translating into MLQMTEVIKIRRKVLLELARLTWEGSLSQNISEIADTIVTSDGPRYRCCVHKERAVLKDRIKLGLAQPLDVTIAEAAEAALKGTIADMPIVNIMPEACDQCPIDKFLVTNACRNCVAHNCIASCPKNAITVVQNQAYIDKSRCIECGLCKKSCLYGAIVEISRPCERACELGAIKSDKERRAAIDYDKCVQCGGCKAACPFGAINEQSYIVQVIQAIKSKRPVYAMLAPAFISQLGIKVKPFQVFAALKSIGFTDVSEVALGADVVTLAEAEEFLHAVPGQQSYMTTSCCPAFVDMVGKHLPESRANVSTTPSPMVVMGQMIKEQHPDAVVVFVGPCIAKKAEARKNKEYIDYVLTFEELATMLANINLTAFAEEQTQSEGSQTGILFARAGGVSGAVVKVLQEKEQLDKLKAVRAEGLEECYKMLKEIGEGKRDANFMEGMACTGGCVGGPGVLADSRVSGKMVENFAVQNALADTAPENEKAVQRHEVLKHK
- a CDS encoding YebC/PmpR family DNA-binding transcriptional regulator, translated to MSGHSKWANIKHRKGRVDALRARITTKIGREITVAVKMGGADPAGNMRLKLVLQKAKENNVPKDNIQRAIQRGSGAGDGSNYEELTYEGYGPGGVAVMVEVLTDNRNRTAADVRHLFSKYGGNLGETGCVGWMFKKQGIFLVSADGEMDEDELMLLAIEAGADDFKTEDDEYEIICSPEAFEKVQMVLEENNLNLNMARIAMLSDTTVALAEEDGQKMIRMLDALEDHDDVQEVYSNFDFPDEE
- the ruvA gene encoding Holliday junction branch migration protein RuvA: MIAYLRGRVSHLFLDACFIDVNGIGYRVFISDFTRRTIHVGTELELLTYLQVREDAMILFGFCSQDEYDMFHLLTSINGIGPKGAMGILSASEPKGLSLAISQKNIAWLTKLPGVGKKTAERLIVELFDKVSLPENDVTDEMFVDLSPAGEGAAAVKAEATKALLALGYVQSEIIPVLRKLDAKSLRVEELIKVSLRELSKR